The window TACCAACGCCGTTCTAAAATTTTAATTTTAGATTTAAAGGGCCAATCTGATAAATAGTCGGATCTTAGCTTGCCATAAAACAAGTATCGGTTAGTACAATCCCCCAAATTACACACGGATGTCTAATTTTGGGGGAACGTTTAATTGCTAATCACTATTGGCTTAAGCAATTTGCACAATTCTTGCCTTTTCACAAAGTGGGTTAGCGGCCAAATGTGGCTTTATTGCCGCTTCCATTTCAGCAAATGAACTACCATAAAAGTAGAATGCGGTTTCTGTTGGACCATCCCATACACCATGGATACTACCGATATCTTCAACAGCTTCATCTAACACGTCAAAAACATCGTTAATATCACCATTCTCATAAACTTCATCCGCAAGCTCAGTACCGTTAAAATAAACGGCTAAACCTTCGTGTTCACCAAAATCAATGCGAACATCTTCACCATGAATAAATAAACGAGAACCTTTCGGTGCTAACATGGATGTAAACAATTGAATTATCATGCTAATATTTTCATCACTAGCATCAGCCATGGCAATTTCAATATCACATTCTTGTGCTTCACCATTATCGCTTAATAGTGTCCCACCCCCTGTCACATGAATATCTTTATTCAGACTTTTCATGACTTCGTCAAAAGCATCTTCTAAATCTGCACGTCTAACAGGCTCTAATCTCGCATTTAACGTAACGGTTACTGTTGTCATCTCTTGCGGGTTATCCATATCATTACCTTTAAATCATTATTATTAGCAAGTTAGGTCATTTAGTTACCCAAACATCCTCTTGCAATGGTTACATTAACTGCCTCTTTAACCCACTACGACGCTTGGTTGGTGTTTCAATTGCTCGACGCAATACCTTCGGGTTGCCATAAAGGGAAAGTTCTTTTTTTGCTCGAGTGATTGCGGTGTATACCAATTCTCGAGTAATAACGGGTGAATATAATTGGGGTAAAACAAATGCGGTATGAGCAAACTCCGAACCTTGAGATTTATGGACTGTCATCACATAAGCAGTTTCATGTGAGGGAAGCCGGTTAGGCTGAACCCCACGAATGCTGCCATCAGGGAATTGAAAATAAGCCCTAAGCGCGCCCTCTTCATCAGGTAAAATGATACCAATATCCCCATTAAAAAGCCCTAATGGGCTATCATTACGACTGATCATTATCGGCCGCCCCGCATAATGCCGATTCAACGGGTTATAAGGGCGATTAATTAAACCTTGACGATGAAGTAACTTTTCTAGTTTTTCATTTAACCCTACAACACCAAAAGGCCCTTCTCTTAGCGCTGTTAACAATCGATATTGATTAAACTTAGATAAAATTTCTTCTGGTGTTTTATTGGCTTTCACTGCAAGCAAGTAATCTTCATAACAGGCAGAAGCATCAAGTAAAATTTTCACATAATCATCAGCTGTTTCTTGCACATAATTATGCACATCCACTAATCCCTGATTTAACAATTTTTGAGCTCGAGTGGCATTTCCTTCGTTAACCGCAAAAGCAAGCTGCCCAATACCTGATTGGGCAGAAAAACGATAACTTTTACGTAATAAACACAAGCTATCACGAATAACAGGGCCTTCAGTTGAAGAATATTCATCAAGTGAATAACCCGTAATTTCTGCCAATTGTTTCGCTCTTTCCACGCTATAGCCAATATCGGCAAACTGGCAAATATCGCCCAATACCGCGCCCGCCTCTACCGAGGCCAGTTGGTCTTTATCACCGAGAAAAATCAATTTTGCATGTTCAGGTAGAGCCTCAATCAGTTTTGCCATCATCGGTAAATCAACCATAGATGCTTCATCAATAATTAAGATATCTAATGATAATAAATTATTGCGATTAAAGCGGAACTGCTGACTTTCAGGTTGAGCACCCAATAACCGATGCAAGGTTTTCGCTTGGTTTGGTAAAATTTCTCTCTCTCTATCCGTTAATGGCATCTCTTTCATCGCATTACCTAGGGATTCTGTTAACCTCGCCGCAGCTTTTCCGGTAGGTGCTGCCAGTTCAATGATTAATTGATGCTCATTTCGGGTTTCCAGCTTAATTAAAGCCGCCAGTATGCGGGCAACTGTCGTCGTTTTTCCCGTTCCTGGTCCCCCAGAGATAATAGAGACTCGGCTTGTTACAGCCACTGCCGCAGCAATTTTTTGCCAATCAATTTCATCTGAAATAGGAAATAAGCCATCTAAAACTGATTGAATGTGTTGATTCTGACAACTTATCGCTGATGTATTAGAAAAAAAGTGGGCGACACACTGTTCATATTGCCACATACGCTGAAAATACAAATAATCGCCCGAAAGCAACAGCGGTGACAGCCTATTTTCTGATGTTAAAGAAACCGCATTTGAATTTTTAATTGCTTGAATAATAGTTTTTTCATCAGGTTGCCCCATTTTGAGCCAAAAATCATTAGCCAGTTCCTGATGCCGCCCTAAAAATAGGTTCTCAAGAGTCACATCGGATAGCGCTAAACAGACATGTCCGGTCATAGTTTCCGCACTCAATAACGCAGCCACCACCAATAAAATGGGATGGCTTTCATCCGCGATGCTGTAAGCAAATTGCACATCTAAAGGTGTAAAAATCCGCTGTTCAATCCCTTGATTAAAAAGAGATTTCATTCGCACTTCTCCTTATCCTGTGTATTGCTAAACAGTTGATCAAGAGCTTGAATAAACCCATTGACTGGGCGATAAAAGAAAATGCCATTTCTCAAATTAGCGCTATCAATTCCTCTTAAAAAGAGATAATAGACACCACCGAAATGAGTTTCGTAATCATAGTCAGGCAAACGCTGTTTTAAATAACGATGTAGCGCCAATGAATATAGTTGATATTGTAAATCATAGCGATGATCTATCATCGCTTCAGCCATCGCATCTTGTGTATAATATGACGCATCTTCACCAAGATAATTCGACTTATAATCAAGTAAATAGAACTTTCCATTCCAATAAAACGTTAAGTCGATAAACCCTTTTAAAATTCCCTGAACTTTTTCAAAATTTAATGGCGGGCATCGTTTAGACAGAGGATCATATTGGTGAGTAATACTATCTAAGTTGCTTGCATTAATGATGGCGTCAATGGGTAAATAAAACTGCATTTCGTCCAGTTGATCTTGAGGCTGCAATGCCGATAAACAGAGGCCATCCTCCGCTAACGGCGCATCGACAATGACTTTTAACCATTCTTTCAGCATAGGTGCCCACACAGTATCAAACCCTGAGGCTTCGAGTTGCTCCGTTAACCACTCAAGGGAAACAGGCTCGCTAAAATTGATTTCTTCCATCAATGTATGCAAAAAAGTGCCTGGTGATGCGCCTTTAGGAAACTGATGAGGCGTTAGGATAGCATCGCTTTCTTCTTCCGGTTGCCCGATATCAACACTGGCTTCGGTATCCATTTTTGGGGCCAATGAAGTCGCCAATTGTAACGGCGAAACGATTTGATCAACCTCTGTATGACTTAAGCCATAACTCAGCCCTGAGTAACTTGTAACTCTCCAATGATCGTCAAAATCACGAGTTAGCTCTCTGGCCATTAATTCATCATGCACTTCGGCATCTAACATTAATCTGTCTATTTCAAGCTGAGTAATCGTAGCGACATCAATAACTTCATTACTGATTTCATTTAACATACTGTTTAACAGTAAGTTGTCACCAGCTTCCCCTTTTTGTATAACATAACCCAGAGCAGATAAATGTAAGTCCGTTTCACCGCTTTTCTTTCTATTGCCCTTTATTAATGGGGCAATACCGACGCTACAATGGTAAATCGCACGAGTTAATGCCACATACAATAATCGGAGATCTTCTGCTAAACGCTCTTCATCTGCTAAAGCAACGGTTTCTTCACTATCTTCTAAATCGAGGCGCGTACCATAATCATTTCTATCATGATATAAACCTTTTGATTGCGGTAAGAAGTTGCTGGCAAAAGGCAACCACACAATTTTATATTCAAGACCTTTAGATTTATGAATAGTGCTAATTTGAACCAGATGTTTATCACTTTCCAAGCGCATTTGTTGGGCATCTGACTGGTGGTCAGGATGAGCAATTTGTTGTGCTAACCAGCGAGTTAGTGTGTGCTCACCTTCAAGTTGAAGTGACATTTCCTGCAATAATTCGCCAATATGCATGACATCCATCAACCGCCTTTCACCATCTGTTGTCGATAATAATGTTTCAGCAATATGGCGCTGTGACATTATCATTCTCAACATAGGCAATACACCGCGTTTTTGCCAAACAATGGAATAACGTGAAAACTCATCGACGAGC of the Providencia rettgeri genome contains:
- the recD gene encoding exodeoxyribonuclease V subunit alpha, whose protein sequence is MKSLFNQGIEQRIFTPLDVQFAYSIADESHPILLVVAALLSAETMTGHVCLALSDVTLENLFLGRHQELANDFWLKMGQPDEKTIIQAIKNSNAVSLTSENRLSPLLLSGDYLYFQRMWQYEQCVAHFFSNTSAISCQNQHIQSVLDGLFPISDEIDWQKIAAAVAVTSRVSIISGGPGTGKTTTVARILAALIKLETRNEHQLIIELAAPTGKAAARLTESLGNAMKEMPLTDREREILPNQAKTLHRLLGAQPESQQFRFNRNNLLSLDILIIDEASMVDLPMMAKLIEALPEHAKLIFLGDKDQLASVEAGAVLGDICQFADIGYSVERAKQLAEITGYSLDEYSSTEGPVIRDSLCLLRKSYRFSAQSGIGQLAFAVNEGNATRAQKLLNQGLVDVHNYVQETADDYVKILLDASACYEDYLLAVKANKTPEEILSKFNQYRLLTALREGPFGVVGLNEKLEKLLHRQGLINRPYNPLNRHYAGRPIMISRNDSPLGLFNGDIGIILPDEEGALRAYFQFPDGSIRGVQPNRLPSHETAYVMTVHKSQGSEFAHTAFVLPQLYSPVITRELVYTAITRAKKELSLYGNPKVLRRAIETPTKRRSGLKRQLM